The Streptococcus sp. oral taxon 431 nucleotide sequence CCAGCCACTGTCAAGGTAATATCAAAATCCTTAGCCAATGAAAGAGATTCAACCTCAGATACTCCTAAAATAAGAATCTTCTTAGAAATTCCTGCCTGACGAAGCTCGATGGCTTCATCGATATTAGAAACGCAAAAACCATCAACGTCATCCTGGATAGCCGTAGCAACAGCAACCGCTCCGTGCCCATAGGCATTGGCTTTTACAACTGCCCATTTGAGGGTATCTTTGGGAATGTGCGCTCCCATTTGTTGGATATTGTAGCGAATTGCTTCTAGATGAATAAGGGCCTTAGTTGGTCTATGTGGACTAGTTTTCATAATTTTCCTCCAAAATAACACTAGCTGTCACAAACTGATCTGTATGGCTAATCGATAACCACACTTTTCCTGAAAACGGGGATTTGCTGAAGTAGGGAGCACCTCTCTCATTGTTCAAGACTTCCAAATCCTGAAAACCTAGCTTTCCAATACCCGTTCCCATAGCCTTTGAAAAAGCTTCTTTAGCTGACCAACGACCAGCCAAATACTCAATCTGTCTACGACCTTTGAGACTGGCAAAGCGCTTCAATTCCTTGTCTGTCAAAACACGCTGCGCAAAGCCTTCTCTTTTTTTAACTGCATGTTGTATGGAAGCTAATGCTTCGATATCGATTCCGTGTCCAACTATCATTTTCGTCAAAAAGAGTTGAGGTTCCCCCAACTCCATCCTTTTCACTTATTTTGTTAAGGTAGTATAGATTTCTTCTACCAAGGCTACTGTGTTTTCCCATCCTAGACATGGGTCTGTAATAGAACAACCAAAGATTTCTGGTTGATTTTGGCGACCATCTGCCAAGTAAGATTCAATCATGAAACCTCGAACTGTCTTCTTGATCTTTTCATTCCAGTCACGGTTGAGCAGA carries:
- the acpS gene encoding holo-ACP synthase, coding for MIVGHGIDIEALASIQHAVKKREGFAQRVLTDKELKRFASLKGRRQIEYLAGRWSAKEAFSKAMGTGIGKLGFQDLEVLNNERGAPYFSKSPFSGKVWLSISHTDQFVTASVILEENYEN